The genomic interval ATTTGAACCCATAGATTCGACAATATCCCTCTTTCCATTCAACATTAAGCAATCATCGAAACCTACTTCTTTACAATAGTTTCCTGCCAAAATATTAGGTAATCTATTCAGATGCTTAATATTAGCGTATGGACTTTCCTGTAACAAAACTTCATCAAACACACCTAGCTTTACACCTCCAGCATTTAGTGTATACCCATTCGGGATCTCATCACATGTAATTAAAAAAGAAAAATCATTTGTATCTGGAAGATAAAACCCGCCTTCTTTTCTAAAGACAACCATCTTGATCCTTGCAGATCCACGTAGATCTCTGTCGTTCACTAATCTCTTTATTTCCCTACTTATATAATCTGCAGTAAAATGAGATGGCACCTTCATTCCCAACATTTCCATTCCTATAGAAAGACGCATAAAATGACGATCGATAAATTGAACTTGCCCATTCATAAAGCGCATTGTTTCGAAGAGGCCATCGCCATAATTGAATGCTCGGTTATTAACGGTAATTACGGTAGATGAGTCTACCAGATTACTATCGAAATTTACTAATGAAGCCATAATTCTAATATTCTAAAAGTTTACCAATAAACAATCCAAGAACCCTAGGTTCCATTACTATCGTAAAAGCCACCCCAAAAAGAGCTCCCCATAAATGAGC from Flavobacteriales bacterium carries:
- a CDS encoding aminotransferase class IV, yielding MASLVNFDSNLVDSSTVITVNNRAFNYGDGLFETMRFMNGQVQFIDRHFMRLSIGMEMLGMKVPSHFTADYISREIKRLVNDRDLRGSARIKMVVFRKEGGFYLPDTNDFSFLITCDEIPNGYTLNAGGVKLGVFDEVLLQESPYANIKHLNRLPNILAGNYCKEVGFDDCLMLNGKRDIVESMGSNIFLVKKGNLTTPKLEDGCLAGVMRSVIIDIAGNAGMSVSEESLTPESVEEADEVFLTNAISGVKWVGAYKRRRYLNTKSKILIMFLNKKGV